One Prunus dulcis chromosome 8, ALMONDv2, whole genome shotgun sequence DNA window includes the following coding sequences:
- the LOC117636976 gene encoding uncharacterized protein LOC117636976, whose translation MRFWHWNRQGMFFRRQRSEVTTYLEELKKAGGRGGNLSGHGSIIKPDAMLPNEITRYVVEDGDVGESTELQWKATVEDMYLKQQQQQMQGQGLGKFKNCLAVCHIKDFMGIRPRELALLLHSIEGDDLKSKCEFMMRTCSSELGLYVHSRKVWDFILEVAVKENLKAEQMVKKVFVFTDLEDMSEFKEQGYGDNAVPHILLWNMGDWNKPCIEEHHRGVTLLRGFSENLLKSFLDNGGEIGRRRLMEAAIADKEYQALSVVD comes from the exons ATGAGGTTTTGGCACTGGAATCGTCAAGGCATGTTTTTCAGACGACAGCGCTCAGAAGTTACGACGTATTTGGAGGAGTTGAAAAAAgcaggaggaagaggaggcaaTTTGAGTGGCCATGGCAGCATAATAAAGCCGGATGCTATGCTCCCAAATGAGATCACACGCTATGTAGTAGAAGATGGGGATGTTGGGGAATCGACTGAGCTTCAGTGGAAGGCAACGGTGGAGGATATGTACCTaaaacagcagcagcagcaaatgCAGGGGCAGGGTTtgggaaaatttaaaaactgcTTGGCAGTGTGTCACATCAAAGATTTCATGGGCATACGCCCCAGAGAATTGGCG CTGCTGCTGCATTCGATAGAAGGGGATGATCTCAAGTCCAAGTGCGAGTTTATGATGAGGACATGTAGCAGTGAGTTGGGATTGTATGTTCATAGTCGGAAGGTATGGGACTTCATTCTGGAAGTTGCTGTGAAAGAGAACTTGAAGGCAGAGCAGATGGTTAAGAAGGTGTTTGTGTTCACCGACTTAGAGGATATG AGCGAGTTTAAGGAGCAAGGGTATGGGGATAATGCAGTGCCACACATTTTGCTTTGGAATATGGGGGATTGGAACAAGCCTTGTATAGAAGAACATCATCGAGGGGTGACGCTGTTGAGGGGCTTCTCTGAAAACTTGCTCAAGTCTTTCTTGGATAATGGTGGGGAAATTGGCCGGCGCCGTCTTATGGAAGCAGCCATTGCTGACAAAGAGTATCAAGCTCTCTCTGTGGTGGACTGA